In Haliscomenobacter hydrossis DSM 1100, the DNA window TACCCTTACCAATGGGGCCCAGGCGCGGCATTATCTGACCTTGAACAATGGTGACAGCCTGCGGCTCAGCTACAAACCCGGTCCTTTTGATCAGGAAGTTTCTTACTCCTTGTTGGACCAGGAAGGTAAAGTGGTGTATACCACGGGCAGCATTAAACCTGCTACAGGCGTGGTGTTGCGCAGTAGAATCATTTGCCCGACTTGTGCACCTCCTCCAGGGCCCAGCGTCACTTTTGAAGATGTACGTGCTTTTACCGCTCAACTGAGTTGGGTGGGCAATGTACCCGGGGGAACTTATCTGCTCGAATACGGCAACAAAGGCTTCCTTCCCAATAAAGGTACAGGTACCATAGTACGCAGCACCGTGACCCGTACTATTTTGCGTGGCCTGACCCAAAATACCAGCTACGAGCTTTATTTGAGTGTCATCTGTAGCAATCCCGCCGACACCAGTTTGGTCTTGGGCCCCTTTGCTTTTAACACCCGCTTTGCCATTGATTTGGGCATTTCGAGTGTACTAAGCCCGGCTACCGGATGTGGCTTGGAAGGTGGCGATACCGTACAGGTATTGATCAGCAACTATGGCGGGGAACCTCAATCGCTGGTTCCGTTTAAATATGCTGTAAATGGCATGCCCGTACCCATTCAAATGCCACAAGATGGCGTTTATACCGGAGTGGTTGGGCGCGATAGTGCCGATGTGGCCGAATTTGACAACCAATATGCTTTTCCTCCGGGAGATTATGTGATTGATGCCTGGACGGAGATGAAGGGGGACAGTGTACCTGAAAATGATACCCTGCGTTATACTTTTACCAGCTTGCCCACCATTGTGTCTTACCCGCACGTAAACCTGCTCGAAGATCGTTTCACGGGCTGGACCGTAGACCAAAGTAGTGTCAACCCCAGCTGGCAATTGGGCAACCCCAATAAACGGCTGCTCAATCAGGCTTTCAGTGGCTCGCAGGTTTGGGCCACCAGCTTGAGCGGAAGCTACAACAGCAGTGAGGTCTCTTATCTGGCCTCGCCTTGTTTCGATTTTTCCAACCTGAGTGCTGATCCTGTCCTGACTTTTGCACTCCAGTTGGACATGGAAGGTTGCTGTGATGGCCTGTGGGTAGAACTGAGTACCGATGGAGGCGTTTCCTGGGCAAAACTAGGCGACAATACCAGCGGCATCAACTGGTACAACGACGTTACCCGCCAAATCTGGAATGGCAATGGTGGCGTGCGGGGTTGGTTTACCGCTTCGCATCCACTGCCCGGTACCGCTACTGCGCCGAATGTGCGCATTCGTTTTGCCTTTTTGTCCGATTTTGCCAATAACCTGGAAGGTGCGCTGATCGACAACATTCAAGTACACGTGCCTACCCGCGATTTGTTGGCCTTGAGCGTACGCAACACCAGCGCCGATCCCTGCGGCAATGCCAATGATCAATTGGCGTTTTCGATTGGCAACCTCAGTCGGAACAACTCCACTGGTTTTAATGTGGCTTACCGCATCAACAATGGCCCGGTGGTTACAGAAAACGTAGGTGGATTCACCTTGCAGCCAAACGCCAAAAATGCCTACACCTTCCGCGGAACCTTCAACACGGCTACACCCGGCACCTACAACATCAAAGCCTGGATCGTAGGTGATGTGCAGGCCTCCAACGATACCGCATATTTTACCTTCAATTCGGCTTATCCAGTTCCGTTTGGCGAAGACTTCGAAAGAGGAGGGATTCCCCGCGACTGGGTGATCGACACCGACGCCGTGGTGGTAAAAGACCGGGGCAACAGCAGTTTTACCCTTTCCGATAATTTGTTCAGCGGCGACGCCAGCTTAAGGGCCACCAGCCCTACCTTTGGCCCCATTGCCGCCAACGATAGCCTTACTTTTGAATACCGTTATGTCAACGTGTCGGGCAACAATGTGACGGCTACCCAGCTTACGGCGAATGACCGCCTCGATGTGTTTGTTTCGATTGACTGCGGGCGTAACTTTGTCTTGTTGCAATCCATCACCTCGACCAATCACGTAGCTTCGACTCAGCTGCGCCGGGTTACAGTAAAATTGGGCGCTTACGCGACCCGGTTCATCCAGATTCGTTTGGTGGCTACCCGTGGCGGCGGTGATTATTGGATCGATATCGACAACATCAATCTGAACCGTTGTCCGGCCAAATTGGATCTGGCCAGTACCATTCGCAATGCCACTGGCGCAACCCTGCGCAATGGCTCGATCAGCGTACGCGGTGCCGCCAATGGGGCACCGTACAAATACCGCTGGACAACCGGGGCTACTTCGGCCAACGTTGCCCAGTTGCAGGCAGGGTTGTACAGCGTTACGGTAACGGATCGTTTTGGCTGTTCTTCGGTACTGGATTTGGAAGTGAAATTCACGGTTTCGGCACGGGATCAGGATTTACCAGTAGACAAACTGAGCATCGCACCGAATCCAACCAATGATCAGGCCTTGTTGCGGGTAGCGCTCCGTGAAAGAAGTAATTTGTTGGTACAGCTGATCAGTCCGATCGGACAAGTACTGAATCAGGTGCAATTGACGGGAGTGCAGCAAGCAGATATTCCGATCAACTTGGCGCAATTGCCGGCGGGCATGTACTTTGTACGTTTGCAGGCCAATGGGCGGCAGCGGATCGAGCGCGTGGTGAAGTTCTAAATATAATACCGCCTACTGCGGCTTTTTTCACCAGAGATGGCCACAGATTTCTCATTTTAATCTGTGCAAATCTGTGGCCATCTGTGGTGAAAAAATATACTCACTCCGAAATCATCACCGACATCAATTCCTCTATCTCCTCCGCTTCAACGGGGATGCTGGCCATCAAATCCAGGGGGCCATTCTCGGTGACCAAAATATCGTTTTCAATGCGGATACCGAGGTTTTCATTGCGGATGTAAATACCCGGTTCACAAGTAAAGACCATGCCTTCCTGAATGGGTACATAACGATCGGCCAGATCGTGCACATCCATCCCCAAATGGTGGGAAGTGCCGTGCATGAAGTATTGTTTGTAGAGCGGTAATTCCGGGTTTTGCTGATCGATGTCTTTGCGGGTGAGC includes these proteins:
- a CDS encoding T9SS type A sorting domain-containing protein, which translates into the protein MKWIKALLFLFSLTCLAQQVYAQANPCVYTLDLNDQLGDGWNGAQLEVRINTTATVYTLTNGAQARHYLTLNNGDSLRLSYKPGPFDQEVSYSLLDQEGKVVYTTGSIKPATGVVLRSRIICPTCAPPPGPSVTFEDVRAFTAQLSWVGNVPGGTYLLEYGNKGFLPNKGTGTIVRSTVTRTILRGLTQNTSYELYLSVICSNPADTSLVLGPFAFNTRFAIDLGISSVLSPATGCGLEGGDTVQVLISNYGGEPQSLVPFKYAVNGMPVPIQMPQDGVYTGVVGRDSADVAEFDNQYAFPPGDYVIDAWTEMKGDSVPENDTLRYTFTSLPTIVSYPHVNLLEDRFTGWTVDQSSVNPSWQLGNPNKRLLNQAFSGSQVWATSLSGSYNSSEVSYLASPCFDFSNLSADPVLTFALQLDMEGCCDGLWVELSTDGGVSWAKLGDNTSGINWYNDVTRQIWNGNGGVRGWFTASHPLPGTATAPNVRIRFAFLSDFANNLEGALIDNIQVHVPTRDLLALSVRNTSADPCGNANDQLAFSIGNLSRNNSTGFNVAYRINNGPVVTENVGGFTLQPNAKNAYTFRGTFNTATPGTYNIKAWIVGDVQASNDTAYFTFNSAYPVPFGEDFERGGIPRDWVIDTDAVVVKDRGNSSFTLSDNLFSGDASLRATSPTFGPIAANDSLTFEYRYVNVSGNNVTATQLTANDRLDVFVSIDCGRNFVLLQSITSTNHVASTQLRRVTVKLGAYATRFIQIRLVATRGGGDYWIDIDNINLNRCPAKLDLASTIRNATGATLRNGSISVRGAANGAPYKYRWTTGATSANVAQLQAGLYSVTVTDRFGCSSVLDLEVKFTVSARDQDLPVDKLSIAPNPTNDQALLRVALRERSNLLVQLISPIGQVLNQVQLTGVQQADIPINLAQLPAGMYFVRLQANGRQRIERVVKF